A genomic segment from Microcella flavibacter encodes:
- a CDS encoding 50S ribosomal protein L25/general stress protein Ctc, with protein MSESNRLSVQVRTSFGKGAARKLRATHMIPAVIYGHGTEPRHIALPGHETALLLRKSNLLLTLDIEGDEQLALVKDVQKDPVRQLIEHIDLIVVRKGEKVVVDVPIHVEGESFAGTVAMLDTTTLSVEAEATHIPESFTVSVEGLEEGTQILAGQVELPKGTTLVTDPEALVINITVPQLDLTSDAEGDETAEGDEAEGAEGESAEGDDAAGDDEKSE; from the coding sequence ATGTCCGAGTCCAACCGCCTCTCCGTGCAGGTCCGCACGAGCTTCGGCAAGGGCGCGGCCCGCAAGCTGCGCGCCACCCACATGATCCCCGCCGTCATCTACGGCCACGGCACCGAGCCGCGCCACATCGCGCTGCCCGGCCACGAGACCGCGCTCCTGCTGCGCAAGTCGAACCTCCTCCTCACGCTCGACATCGAGGGCGACGAGCAGCTCGCGCTCGTCAAGGACGTGCAGAAGGACCCGGTGCGCCAGCTCATCGAGCACATCGACCTCATCGTCGTGCGCAAGGGCGAGAAGGTCGTCGTCGACGTCCCCATCCACGTCGAGGGCGAGTCGTTCGCCGGCACCGTCGCGATGCTCGACACCACGACGCTCAGCGTCGAGGCCGAGGCCACCCACATCCCCGAGTCCTTCACCGTCTCGGTCGAGGGCCTCGAGGAGGGCACGCAGATCCTCGCCGGCCAGGTCGAGCTGCCCAAGGGCACCACGCTCGTCACCGACCCCGAGGCGCTCGTCATCAACATCACCGTGCCGCAGCTCGACCTCACCTCCGACGCCGAGGGCGACGAGACCGCTGAGGGCGACGAGGCCGAGGGCGCCGAGGGCGAGTCGGCTGAGGGCGACGACGCCGCCGGCGACGACGAGAAGTCCGAGTAG
- the pth gene encoding aminoacyl-tRNA hydrolase, protein MAEENVWLVAGLGNPGPGYAGNRHNVGQMALDELADQVGARFSRHRTTTMLAEGRLRPGGPKLVLIKPMSYMNTSGGPVSSAAQYFGIPPERTIVMHDDLDLPFETIRLKADGGHGGQNGVRDVIKALGTPQFLRVRIGIGRPPGRQDPADYVLKDFAAAERSRLSIVLGDAADAVQDVIDDGLTAAQQRWHAPRA, encoded by the coding sequence ATGGCCGAGGAGAACGTGTGGCTCGTAGCCGGGCTCGGGAATCCCGGGCCCGGCTACGCCGGCAACCGCCACAACGTCGGGCAGATGGCGCTCGACGAGCTCGCCGACCAGGTCGGTGCGCGCTTCAGCCGTCACCGCACCACCACGATGCTCGCCGAGGGCCGTCTGCGCCCCGGTGGGCCGAAGCTCGTGCTCATCAAGCCGATGAGCTACATGAACACCTCGGGCGGCCCGGTCTCCAGCGCCGCCCAGTACTTCGGCATCCCGCCCGAGCGCACGATCGTCATGCACGACGACCTCGACCTGCCCTTCGAGACGATCCGCCTCAAGGCCGATGGGGGGCACGGCGGCCAGAACGGCGTGCGCGACGTCATCAAGGCCCTCGGCACCCCGCAGTTCCTGCGCGTGCGGATCGGCATCGGCCGCCCTCCGGGTCGGCAGGATCCGGCCGACTACGTGCTGAAGGACTTCGCCGCCGCCGAGCGCTCCCGCCTGTCGATCGTGCTGGGCGACGCCGCCGACGCGGTGCAGGACGTCATCGACGACGGGCTGACGGCGGCGCAGCAGCGCTGGCACGCGCCCCGGGCCTGA